The sequence agccactcctccaaaactgccataaaaatgccagattacggtttgaaaatgcacaggaggacaaagatcgtactttttggagaaatgccctctggtctgatgaaacaaaaatgaaactgtttggccataatgaccatcgttctgtttggaggataaaggggcaagccgaagaacaccatcccaaccctgaagcacgggggtggcagcatcatgttgtgggggtgctttgctgcaggagggactggtgcacttcacaaaatcgatggcttcatgaggaaggaaaatgatgtggatatattgaagcaacatcaagacatcagtcaggaagttaaagcttggtctcaaatgggtcttccaaatggacaatgaccccatgcatacttccaaagttgtggcaaaatggcttaaggacaacaaagtcaaggtattggagtggccatcacaaagccatgacctcaatcttatagaacatttgtgggcagaactgaaaaagtgtgtgcgagcaaggaggcctacacacctgactcagtttcaccagctctgtcaggaggaatgggccaaaaatcacccaacttattgtgggaagcttgtggaaggctacccgaaaatgtttgacccaagttaaacaatttaaaggcaatgctacccaatactaattgagtgtatgtaaacttctgacccactgggaatgtgatgaaagaaataaaagctgaaataaatcattctctctactattattctgatatttcacattcttaaaataaagtggtgattctaactttttttttttttttttaaccaggcaagtcagttaagaacacagtcttattttcaatgacagcctgggaacagtgggttaactacctgttcaggggcagaacgacagatttgtaccttgtcagctcgggggtttgaactcgcaaccttctggttactagtccaactctctaaccactaggctaccctactgacctaagacagggcatttttatttggattaaacatcaggaattgtgaaaaactgagttttaagGTGTagttaaacttccgacttctacTGTATATTCTGGTGGTTGGGTTATTAGCAGTTGCTGGTGaacaaacagtgtgtgtgtgtgtgtgtgtgtgtgtgtgtgtgtgtgtgtgtgtgtgtgtgtgtgtgtgtgtgtgtgtgtgtgtgtgtgtgtgtgtgtgtgtgtgtgtgtgtgtgtgtgtgtgtgtgtgtgtgtgtgtgtgtgtgtgtgtgtgtgtgtgtgtgtgtgtgtgtgtgtgtgtgtgtgtgtgtgttggcagtcCCTGTGGTGTCAGGCTGTGTGTGGGGACACCCGTGGGGACACCATATATAATTTGTATATGTCCAGCACCCATTTCGTATTATATGTTACTCATTACAATCCGTGTTATATGTTAACAATTttcaaaatgtacaatatgttacgaatttgcaaaaatTGGTTAAGTTCAGGAGTTAGAttaaaggttatggttagggcaagggttagctaacatgataAGTAGTTGAAAAgatgctaattagctaaaatgatccgtgatgagatttgaactcacaaccacGATACgtttgggttgctagatgtttgCCTGAAATGGCTACCCATCCACCCCAACCAACCACCATACTTTTGTTTTTGCCTCaataaccatctgtcttatgtaaccatccCAAACGTATCGTAGTTTTTACtattactatgttacgtctagtctgagACCAGGCTGGGACACAGAGCAGGAGCAACGCCTCCTGAGAACCATCCAGGCCTTGACCTCCACCACTGCCTCCCTACAGagggatgctctctctctctctctctctctctctctctctctctctctctctctctctctctcaaaacaccCCCACCCCCTACCTTCTAATAGAGAAAAGCAGTTAGGATAGTTTAATAGTGTATGGTTTCATATCGAACACTCAACCTAGCACCCTGGAAATTTCTCTGGATGTTACACATGCTAAGTAAGAGGATCTGAGACTGACCTAACCTAACCTCtttctctgtttgtttgtctgtctgtctatcaggtGGTCGTACAGTGTTCACTGCGTTCCTGAAGTCAGAGCTCAGCCAGGAGAACTTGGAATTCTGGAACGCTTGCGAGGAATACAAAAAGTCTTCCCCAAACAAGATGGCGGCCAAAGCTAAAGAGATCTACGAACAGTACATTGAGGCAGACTCTCCAAATGAGGTCAAATGGGAATAATGATTGGCATGTTTATgactttttaaaattattatatttcattatttaaccagacaagacagacaagacagaataaattcttatttacagtgacggcctgaACATATGCAAATATTATGTTAACAAGAGCAACACAGCCTATACCAACTGAGAGCCACTCTCAAAAGATGGTTTAAAATCATTTTTATAGCATCATATCATTTTGatttctatgaatttgagagtggttacatttctccatccCCACCCATCCCTCAACAAAGcacgctttgttattgtttcaactgagGATTTCCCCTTCAATGAGTCCCCCCTTTCGAAAAACACCTGTAGTTTTTCCTTTGGGATTGTCCTTTTGGATTTTTATAGCACTTTTGGTGGCACATTTTGTTGATACAGTACCCATGTTTTAATGCATTACTTATACAGTGTAtatctctttttccctctccctaTCAGGTGAACCTGGACTCAGCAACgcgagaggagaccagacagaaCCTGTCTATTGCCGGCTTATCCTGTTTCAATGACGCCCAGCAGAAGATCTTCAATTTGATGGAGAAAGACTCATACAGAAGGTTCCTCCACTCCAAACTGATCCAGGATCTGTCCCTGTTGAGCACCACCACCCCACTCTGTGCACTGAAGAAGATAGGAGGAAAAATAGGTTGTTCTGAGAACAGATGTGGTGcatagatggagatggagagagaaacaaggacGGATTGAAGAATGTGTAAAATTTTGTCAATCTGTGAGGGAAAGAGCAGGTAGTCTTGAAGAGAAAACATTATTATGAGTGGGTGGGGTTTTATTTTTTCTGTCCATTGTTCCAGATAACTATTTCAACACGCATCACAAATAGATTACTTTTGAGACGAGGGGAcgattggagagggagagaactgtcAGAGTTATTTTTCGGGAGAAATATGCTCCTGAAAGGATGTTCCATTCTCTTATTTTCATTGTTGTGCGAGGGTCTGCTTTCTTTACACTGACTATCTTCCAGATCTCTAAAAATATTCAAATGGTTCAAACAAGCATTTAGGTATTTCACCCTGGTTAGTTCCCTGTGTCCCCTCAGTCTGGTTTTAATCAAGGGCTCCATGCTAAGTCATGCTTAAACACCAATAATGAAAATGCACTTCTTCAAACTGTGTTAAATTAGATTATAGTTTCTGAATGGATTGGTGTTAAAACTTATTTCACCTGACTGTTGTTTGTTTgactctgtttttctgtctttaCTTTACCTGTGGCCAGTTCATGCACTGTTAATGTGTAACTCGCTGGCCTTCTGTTAACCTGACAACAAAGTCATGACTATGTGATGTTTTGATTCACAACACAGGGAGAAACAATCTGGAATGACTTCTCTATCCAcccctaacacacacagagacaaacacccACTCCCATTTGAGCAATTCAGCGACTTGCTTCAGCTGATCCTTTCCTGATGTGCTTATGAAGTAAACATATTGATACTTTATCATTATATGGTTATTGGTAATGCTATTGATATCATTATATGGTTATTGGTAAAGCTATTGATATCATTATATGGTTATTAGTAAAGCTATTGATACTGTATCATTATATGGTTATTGGTAATGATATTGATATCATTATATGGTTATTGGTAAAGCTATTGATATCATTATATGGATATTGGTAAAGCTATTGATACTGTATCATTATATGGTTATTGGTAATGATATTGGTATCATTATATGGTTCTGTAAGTTTTGTTAAAACATTACTCCTACTCGCCTCCAATGATGATGGCTACATATTTATTATACAATGTAATAATCATCTTCATATTTATTTTCTTGTTGTTTTCTTGACACGTTTATTCATCATTTAT is a genomic window of Oncorhynchus nerka isolate Pitt River linkage group LG24, Oner_Uvic_2.0, whole genome shotgun sequence containing:
- the rgs4 gene encoding regulator of G-protein signaling 4, with translation MCKGLATLPATCLKSAKDIKHKIGFLLQKPEFPTDQKQVKEKTTAVKRVSPADVEKWKLSFNNLMNCESGRTVFTAFLKSELSQENLEFWNACEEYKKSSPNKMAAKAKEIYEQYIEADSPNEVNLDSATREETRQNLSIAGLSCFNDAQQKIFNLMEKDSYRRFLHSKLIQDLSLLSTTTPLCALKKIGGKIGCSENRCGA